One window of Triticum dicoccoides isolate Atlit2015 ecotype Zavitan chromosome 5A, WEW_v2.0, whole genome shotgun sequence genomic DNA carries:
- the LOC119298151 gene encoding non-specific lipid transfer protein GPI-anchored 2-like, whose product MAARARAVAAMSSSSSVLLPAAVALTLLVSSASAQSGCTTAQVGLYPCMNYISGNDTAPTKSCCSQLGSVVQSQPQCLCSALGGDSSSLGGMTINKMRALELPNACSVQTPPASKCDGAGGGSAPGACSGSRTTPTAYLQGSGGSSLHGMAGLVLALSAAVIFVVSTV is encoded by the exons ATGGCGGCGAGAGCAAGAGCGGTGGCAGCCATGTCCAGCAGCAGCAGCGTCCTCCTGCCCGCGGCGGTGGCACTGACACTGCTGGTGTCGTCGGCGTCGGCGCAGTCCGGTTGCACGACGGCGCAGGTCGGCCTGTACCCGTGCATGAACTACATCAGCGGCAACGACACAGCGCCGACCAAGTCCTGCTGCTCGCAGCTCGGCTCCGTCGTGCAGTCCCAGCCGCAGTGCCTCTGCAGCGCGCTAGGAGGCGACTCGTCGTCACTGGGCGGAATGACCATCAACAAGATGCGCGCGCTGGAGCTCCCCAACGCGTGCAGCGTGCAGACCCCGCCGGCGAGCAAGTGCGACGGCG CTGGAGGCGGCAGTGCTCCGGGCGCTTGCTCGGGATCGAGGACGACACCGACGGCGTACTTGCAGGGGAGTGGCGGGTCGTCGTTACATGGCATGGCGGGTCTGGTGCTCGCGCTCTCGGCTGCTGTGATCTTCGTCGTGTCCACCGTGTGA